The uncultured Methanobrevibacter sp. genomic interval ATGAAAAATTATCTTTCTAATTCGCCAGAAATGAATTTTTCAACATTTTCATATGCTTCATCATCAGTGTATTGAATAGGAGGGTGTTTCATTGTATATGAAGAAATAGAAATTAATTGTCCACCAATACCTCTTTCTAAACCAATTTTACAACACCTTACAGCATCAATTACACATCCTGCAGAATTTGGAGAATCTTCTACACTTAATCTGAGTTCAATATTCATTGGAACATCACCAAATGTACGTCCTTCCATTCTGAGGAAACATAATTTATTATCGTTTTGCCATGGGACATAATCACTTGGACCTATGTGAATATCACGATCATCCATTCTTTGAGTTAAAACTGACTGAACAGCCTCTGTTTTAGATTCTTTTTTAGAGTCTAATCTGTCCCTATTTAACATATTAAGAAAATCAGTGTTACCACCAGTATTTATTTGATAGGTCTTATCTAATTTTACACCCCTATCCATGAATAAATTAGCTAGTGTTCTGTGAGTGATAGTAGCACCAATTTGAGCTTTAATATCATCTCCAACAATAGGAATTCCTTTTTCTTTGAATTTTGCATCCCATTCATCATCACTAACAATAAATACAGGCATACAATTGACATAAGCGACATCTGCATCAAGAGCACATTGTGCATAGTATCTTGCTGCTTCTTCAGAACCCACAGGCAAATAATTTACCAATATTTCAGCACCGCTTTCTTTTAAAACACTTACTACATCTACAGGCTCCTCATCACTTACAACAAATGTGTATTCATCATCATAATTAGACATATGATCTGCAACACCATCTAAAACATGACCCATGCTAACTTTAACATCATATTTTGGAATGTCTTTTTGGAAAACAGTAGTACAATTAGGTTTCGCAAAAATTGCTTCATCAATTGTTTTTCCTACTTTTCTTGCATCAACATCAAAAGCCGCAACGACTTCAATATCACTAGGTTCATATCCTCCAATATCCCAATGCATAAGTCCTATTGCATCTTCTGGTTTTTTACCATCATAATAATGAATTCCTTGGATAAGGGAACTTGCACAATTACCAATTCCAACAATAGCTATCTTAATTTTATTCAAATATAACACCAGCTAAATAATTTAATTTGAGTATAATTTTTATTAAATAAAATACTAATATTATGTATATAATAAAATTATATAAAAGTATGCTTTATTTAATACAATTTAAAAAAAATAATAAAAAAATAAATGATTATTATTCTTACGAGAGATAATATGAATCCCTATATTGAAATTATAAGACCAGGCAATGCAATTATGAGTGCAATTGTCATAATTTTAGTTGCAATTATTGATAGAAGCTTTAATTTGCCAATATTTCTTGCAATGCTTGCAGTATTTTTTGAAACTGCTGCTGGAAATGTAATCAATGACTATTTCGATTACCATATCGATTTGATAAATAAGCCTGAAAGACCTATTCCTTCCGGACGAATATCTCTAAAAAATGGGAAAAACTATGGATACCTATTATTTATTCTTGGTACAATCTGCGGTTTTCTAATAAGTTACTTGACCAATAACTGGATTCCATTTTTGATTGTTTTACTGGCTGATGTTGTGCTTTATCTGTACGCTTACAAATTAAAGTCAACACCATTGATTGGAAACCTTGCAGTAGGATTTATGACTGGATTTGGATTTGTATTTGGAGGATTTACATTAAACCATGAAAGCATAATAATCACATCCATATTCTTAGGATTTTTTGCATTTGTCATGACAACTGCACGGGAACTTGTAAAGGATATTGAAGATATGGAAGGAGACAAGTTAGAGGGTGCAAAAACACTGCCAATATTATATGGAGAAAGAATAACTTCAATTTTGGCATTCATACTAATTATCATTGATTGTGCTTTATGCCCATTGCTATACTATGTCAATATCTTCGGTTTATATTATCTTATAGTTATAGCCATTGCAGTTCTGCTATTCCTATACTCCGCATTTTTAATAATTAAAAATCAGGATAAAACCACAGCAGCCAAAGTCTCAAAATATCTAAAAATTGGAATGCTGATTGCATTTGTGGCTTTTATATTCGGATCATTTTAATGAGGTATCAAAATGAATTTACAGGAACATAAAAAGGATATACTCGCAATATCATCCCTATTAATAATCGTGACTGCAATAACGTTATTGCTTCTAAATATTGATTTGAAAGTCGGAGTTTACTATGTCAGAGACGTATTCTTCTATTTGAACAATGCATTGTTTTATGCCGGCTATGATACTGGATTAGCAAATACACGAGGATTATCTCCTTTAATTCCAATGATAACCTCAATCTTTTTTAGAATGGGATTCATATCCGATGGAACAATAATCATTGTAAGTAGCGTATTTTACATATTTTCGGCTTTGGGAATGTATTTTTTACTAAGGCTAAGATTTGACGAAGTTTTAAGTTTTACAGGATCAATGATTTTATCAACATTTCCGCTGATTATTGTATGGGTTACAAAAGGAATGCTTGATATACCTGGATTGTGCTTTTCAATCTGGTCCGTTTACTTCATGCTTTTAGCATTCCGGAAAAATACGAAATATTTCTACATTGCATTCCCATTAGTTGCCCTTGGATTTTTCACAAGATTTACGGTAGTCTTAATGATACCCGTACTTTTGATTCAATTTTTCATGGTCAAAAAACCTATCACTTACATTAAAGAGAATTTAAAAGACATTCTCATTGGAGTAGGTTTTGGAGCATTGGTTTTTGCAATATTCATTGGAATTTATCAATATCTAAACATTGGAATGTTTTTCTTAAGCCAAGGCCAGGACATTTCAGCTTCAACTCATGCAGTCATTGATACAACATACAACAACATCTTTTATTATAAAGACAACTTTTTAATTTATATGGGAGCCAATCATTTCATTCCATATTCCCTCAAACCAGGAGCATTTAACATCTCCCAAATGCAATGGATTGGAGGACACCCATCAAGAATATCATACCTATTCCTAACCATATTAATTGTTGGAGCAATAATATATCTGACAAAATTATTCAGCTCCCAGAATAGAGAAATAATGAAAAATAAGAAAAATATGATATGCCTTGCGATTTTTATCGTAGGAACAGTAATATTCCAGTTAACATTTATCAAAATTTCAATTGTTCTTTCAATAATAATTATTTCATTAGCCCTTTTAGCTCTTTATAGAGGATTATATAAAACAGACATGGATGATTTTCCACTGGATTTTATAATGATTTACTGGTTTGTAGTCAATTTATCATTCTTTACCTACCATCACATAAAAGTGGACAGATATTTCATACCGATGTTTCCAGCCATCGTGTATTACATAATTTTATCATTAGCATTAATATTTGACAAATTGAAATCCATCAGATACATGGACAAGATTAAGGTGATAGCTCCGATTGCACTGATTTGCATAATACTGTTATGTACAGGAATTTATGCAATGGGAAATTCACCGCACACCTTTGACAATCAGATGCATCCAAACTTTGAAAGTGCAGCATCCGAAGAAAAGGCGGTGGGTGAATGGTTAGTAAATCACGACCCCCAATATATGAATAAAACAATTTGGGCAGATCGTGGTGGAGACATGTCATTTATACTGAAAATGCAGATAGACTCATACGAAAAACAATCTAATGAAACAAACTTCACGGACGAAATGGTTAAAAATAATGTTGATTACTTCATTGCCAAAGATAATAAGACAATCAAAGAACCATTTACAAAGATATACCAAAACGGAGATGTTTATTTATATTCAAATAAAAATAAATAAAAATAAGTAATTAACTGATGAAAATAAGGAAAAATTTAAATAATAATATTGCATCAAAAATTACCTTACTTTAGAAACATATATAATAAAAAAAATAAAAAAGTAATATCATAACAAGTAATTATAAAGAGGATAATATGAAAGTTGTATGCTGTAAGAACTGTGGTGCGAAATACCAACTCGATGATAACGACGACATTACTACATTCGAGTGTTCTTCATGTGCAGGAGAGTTAGAATATTTAGAAGAGTATTCTGATGATAGCAAAAAATCCCGTTCATCTTTTATAGATTCATTCAGATATGATAATTCATATATTGTCCAATGTGAGGATTGTGGATTAAAATATAAAATTAAAAGTAGCGATAGCATACTTGATTATGAATGTGATAGTTGCGGAGGTTCTTTAAGATATCTTGATGATGATATGAATAAGGAACTGGACAATTATCTAAAAGAAAGGAAAAAAGAAGCTGCTAAATTCAGAGAAGAATCTAAATCAAAGTCTAATGATTCAACACCTGAAGAAACAAAAACAGAAGATAACCTATCCTTAAAATCATTTACTAATAAACTAGAAAACTTCTTCTCAGAAGAACATATGTTAGAAATAGCTGATGATGAGAAAAAACAGCAAGAACAAGAAAAAGAAAAGGAACAAGCTGTTAGAACTGCTAGAACAACCATACCTCAAGCAGTCATGACCAAATTTGGAAAAGAATTTGCGGTTCCAAAAACAAATGATTATAACATCATGAAAAACTTCCTTAAAGAGGAATTCATGAAAGGAATCAACGAAACTTATCCAAAAATTGAAGAAAGCAAATCTAATGGGTCTTTTGGAAGTTTAATAGATAAAATTAGTATTAAAGAACCCGATGAAAGTGCTGAAGAATCAAATATTTCATTTATTGAAAATGGCGGACCTGAATTTAACATGCCGGATATGGATCCGAATACAACAATTCTTGCCATAGGTGCAGTCATATTTATATTAAGTGTAATTGAGATTCTCATTATCAACAGTGGAATTGGTATATTTACATTAATTATTGGCGTGGTTATCTTAATTTATGGATTTTATAAAACTCGTGATGTAAAAGAAGTAGAAGAAAGAACAAGAATTATTAGAGAACATTTATTAACCCTTCCTGATGATTACTATGTCTTCTACAATGTTAAAACCCCAACTTCATCATCCAGTATAAACCATTTAGTTGTTGGTCCAACTGGAATCTATGCACTTCTCTCACAAAAATACAATCCAAAACTCAGGTTAGAATCAGAAAATGAAAACTTGAACATGATTGGATCCAGTGAATTAGATGAAGACAAAATTGAAGAAGTAACCACTTCAGAAAACAAGAGCAAATTCAGGTATACAACTAAGCAAGCTAAATTTTCACAAGACAATAAAATTAAGCAAAAATCATTGAGTTTAGGTGAAGATTTAATTAATTTCCTTAACGATAACAATATCAAAAACTGTTTTGTTGAACCTTTAGTCGGATTTATCAACAATGAAGTTGTTGTAATCA includes:
- a CDS encoding UbiA family prenyltransferase encodes the protein MNPYIEIIRPGNAIMSAIVIILVAIIDRSFNLPIFLAMLAVFFETAAGNVINDYFDYHIDLINKPERPIPSGRISLKNGKNYGYLLFILGTICGFLISYLTNNWIPFLIVLLADVVLYLYAYKLKSTPLIGNLAVGFMTGFGFVFGGFTLNHESIIITSIFLGFFAFVMTTARELVKDIEDMEGDKLEGAKTLPILYGERITSILAFILIIIDCALCPLLYYVNIFGLYYLIVIAIAVLLFLYSAFLIIKNQDKTTAAKVSKYLKIGMLIAFVAFIFGSF
- a CDS encoding glycosyltransferase family 39 protein, whose translation is MNLQEHKKDILAISSLLIIVTAITLLLLNIDLKVGVYYVRDVFFYLNNALFYAGYDTGLANTRGLSPLIPMITSIFFRMGFISDGTIIIVSSVFYIFSALGMYFLLRLRFDEVLSFTGSMILSTFPLIIVWVTKGMLDIPGLCFSIWSVYFMLLAFRKNTKYFYIAFPLVALGFFTRFTVVLMIPVLLIQFFMVKKPITYIKENLKDILIGVGFGALVFAIFIGIYQYLNIGMFFLSQGQDISASTHAVIDTTYNNIFYYKDNFLIYMGANHFIPYSLKPGAFNISQMQWIGGHPSRISYLFLTILIVGAIIYLTKLFSSQNREIMKNKKNMICLAIFIVGTVIFQLTFIKISIVLSIIIISLALLALYRGLYKTDMDDFPLDFIMIYWFVVNLSFFTYHHIKVDRYFIPMFPAIVYYIILSLALIFDKLKSIRYMDKIKVIAPIALICIILLCTGIYAMGNSPHTFDNQMHPNFESAASEEKAVGEWLVNHDPQYMNKTIWADRGGDMSFILKMQIDSYEKQSNETNFTDEMVKNNVDYFIAKDNKTIKEPFTKIYQNGDVYLYSNKNK
- a CDS encoding NERD domain-containing protein, encoding MKVVCCKNCGAKYQLDDNDDITTFECSSCAGELEYLEEYSDDSKKSRSSFIDSFRYDNSYIVQCEDCGLKYKIKSSDSILDYECDSCGGSLRYLDDDMNKELDNYLKERKKEAAKFREESKSKSNDSTPEETKTEDNLSLKSFTNKLENFFSEEHMLEIADDEKKQQEQEKEKEQAVRTARTTIPQAVMTKFGKEFAVPKTNDYNIMKNFLKEEFMKGINETYPKIEESKSNGSFGSLIDKISIKEPDESAEESNISFIENGGPEFNMPDMDPNTTILAIGAVIFILSVIEILIINSGIGIFTLIIGVVILIYGFYKTRDVKEVEERTRIIREHLLTLPDDYYVFYNVKTPTSSSSINHLVVGPTGIYALLSQKYNPKLRLESENENLNMIGSSELDEDKIEEVTTSENKSKFRYTTKQAKFSQDNKIKQKSLSLGEDLINFLNDNNIKNCFVEPLVGFINNEVVVINMPLTDEDLFVEELLNKIETGTIKLDSETIDKCAVLINKYSADCSAEI
- a CDS encoding inositol-3-phosphate synthase, which translates into the protein MNKIKIAIVGIGNCASSLIQGIHYYDGKKPEDAIGLMHWDIGGYEPSDIEVVAAFDVDARKVGKTIDEAIFAKPNCTTVFQKDIPKYDVKVSMGHVLDGVADHMSNYDDEYTFVVSDEEPVDVVSVLKESGAEILVNYLPVGSEEAARYYAQCALDADVAYVNCMPVFIVSDDEWDAKFKEKGIPIVGDDIKAQIGATITHRTLANLFMDRGVKLDKTYQINTGGNTDFLNMLNRDRLDSKKESKTEAVQSVLTQRMDDRDIHIGPSDYVPWQNDNKLCFLRMEGRTFGDVPMNIELRLSVEDSPNSAGCVIDAVRCCKIGLERGIGGQLISISSYTMKHPPIQYTDDEAYENVEKFISGELER